One Aegilops tauschii subsp. strangulata cultivar AL8/78 chromosome 7, Aet v6.0, whole genome shotgun sequence genomic window carries:
- the LOC109766333 gene encoding probable glutathione S-transferase GSTU6: protein MSGAQEQGLKLLVPRSGVSIYAIRVQMALAMKGLAYDYLPADPGCKSDLLLTSNPVHKKLPVLIHGGRPVCESLIIVEYLDDAFPGNGASILPTDPYRRAVARFWAAYVDNKMFPSCIGILNTAKQQERADKVEETLAAFGLLEAALAECSKEGEAEAPFFGGGSIGFLDIALGCYIPWFEAIGRLAGVPPFLDAARTPKLAAWAGRFRAAEPVIALLTAVDKVQEYITSVLYPKWNVAVTASN from the exons ATGTCCGGCGCTCAAGAGCAAGGGCTGAAGCTGCTGGTGCCGCGGAGCGGCGTGAGCATATACGCCATCCGCGTCCAGATGGCGCTTGCCATGAAGGGTCTGGCTTACGACTACCTCCCCGCGGACCCCGGGTGCAAGAGCGACCTCCTCCTTACGTCCAACCCCGTGCACAAGAAGCTGCCCGTCCTCATCCACGGCGGCAGGCCCGTCTGTGAATCGCTCATCATTGTGGAGTACCTTGACGACGcattccccggcaacggcgcctcCATCCTCCCCACCGACCCCTaccgccgcgccgtcgcccgcTTCTGGGCCGCCTATGTCGATAACAAG ATGTTCCCTTCGTGCATCGGCATTCTCAATACGGCGAAGCAGCAGGAGAGAGCTGACAAGGTGGAGGAGACCTTGGCAGCTTTCGGGCTCCTAGAGGCCGCCTTGGCGGAGTGCTCCAAAGAAGGCGAGGCGGAGGCGCCGTTCTTCGGTGGTGGCTCCATCGGGTTCCTGGACATCGCGCTCGGGTGCTATATTCCCTGGTTCGAAGCGATAGGCCGCCTTGCTGGCGTGCCGCCGTTCCTAGACGCGGCGAGGACACCAAAGCTGGCCGCGTGGGCGGGGCGGTTCAGGGCCGCCGAGCCGGTCATTGCGCTGCTGACGGCGGTGGACAAGGTGCAGGAGTACATCACGTCGGTGCTTTACCCAAAGTGGAACGTCGCTGTCACAGCTAGCAACTAA